A genomic segment from Triticum dicoccoides isolate Atlit2015 ecotype Zavitan chromosome 1A, WEW_v2.0, whole genome shotgun sequence encodes:
- the LOC119269888 gene encoding male-cone protein 1-like, whose protein sequence is MSQLARASLTAVAMFLLLAAAAAAGPAGCQDDVVALNEACYQYVQKGAPTVPPSQECCDAVKSVDVPCVCSYLGSPGVRDNISMEKVFYVSQQCGVSIPGNCGGSMV, encoded by the exons ATGTCTCAGCTCGCCCGCGCCAGCCTGACTGCGGTGGCGATGTTCCTTCTCCTTGCCGCCGCAGCAGCGGCGGGGCCGGCGGGCTGCCAGGACGACGTTGTGGCGCTCAACGAGGCCTGCTACCAGTACGTGCAGAAGGGCGCGCCGACGGTGCCGCCGTCGCAGGAGTGCTGCGACGCCGTGAAGAGCGTGGACGTGCCCTGCGTCTGCAGCTACCTGGGCAGCCCCGGCGTGCGGGACAACATCAGCATGGAGAAGGTGTTCTACGTCTCCCAGCAGTGCGGCGTCAGCATCCCTGGCAACTGCGGAG GATCGATGGTCTGA
- the LOC119269886 gene encoding myosin-1-like, whose translation MASVEVRSVRKSAALRPRGPTKVQPARSMSLDYKYSAARAGVEAGPAANGVGRRAAAAAADEEGEAVPPERDADSPYSSKATTTEEEESAGGGGEVDSASSAAATPRRPSPTAAAGPSPRDTRWGDTSSYGAKKKHRVFCQLPNGDWALCTVITTSGDESVLKVPEGKVLRLKTESLQPANPEILDGVDDLMQLSYLSEPSVLYNLQYRYSQDMIYTKAGPVLVAVNPFKKVALYGNEYIKAYRNKTMDSPHVYAIADSALREMKRDEVNQSIIISGESGAGKTETAKIAMQYLASLGGGSGIEYEILQTNPILEAFGNAKTLRNDNSSRFGKLIEIHFSTTGRICGAMIQTFLLEKSRVVQCAVGERSYHIFYQLCAGAPTTLREKLNLKKVDEYKYLKQSCCYSIAGVDDAEMFHAVTEAMNIVHISKEDQDNVFAMVSAVLWLGDVSFTIIDNENHVEITVEEAAETVSRLLGCSIEDLNLVLSKRHMKVNNENIVQKLTLTQATDTRDALAKALYASLFEWLVEQINKSLSVGKRRTGRSISILDIYGFESFDKNSFEQFCINYANERLQQHFNRHLFKLEQEEYVEDGIDWAKVEFEDNQDCLNLFEKKPLGLLSLLDEESTFPNATDLTFANKLKQHLDTNSCFRGERGKAFTVRHYAGEVAYDTSGFLEKNRDLLHMDSIQFLAKCKLSIPQTFASKMLAQSDNLESVPYRPSVADSQKLSVAMKFKGQLFQLMQRLESTTPHFIRCIKPNNLQLPAIYGQELVLQQLKCCGVLEVVRISRSGYPTRMTHQKFARRYGFLLLEDVASQDPLSVSVAILHQFNILPEMYQVGYTKLFFRTGQIGNLENTRNRTLHGVLRVQSCFRGHQARRHASERIRGVLALQSFIRAENARQSYSSLSKKHRAATLVQKNLKGWLARRYFIKIRKASVVVQSGIRGCLVRRCAGNVDLLNVLREFESKKEADGDQILIKASFLAELQRRILRAEATVREKDEENEMLHQRLQQYENRWLEYEQKMKAMEEMWQKQMRSLQSSLSVAKKSLALDETPRMSDSSVEQSWESNGNHVGGGSSQQLAAAPRITGRDMNASMSVIGRLAEELEQRSQVFADDAKFLVEVKSGQADASLNPDVELRRLKQNFDSWKKDFGSRIRETKVILNKLASGGGGGNESSPNSAKRKWWGRLNTSKFS comes from the exons ATGGCGTCGGTGGAGGTGCGGTCCGTGCGCAAGTCCGCGGCGCTGCGCCCGCGCGGGCCCACCAAGGTGCAGCCCGCGCGGTCCATGTCGCTCGACTACAAGTACTCCGCCGCGCGTGCCGGCGTCGAAGCCGGCCCGGCGGCCAACGGCGTCGGGCGCCGGGCCGCTGCTGCGGCGGCGGACGAGGAAGGGGAGGCGGTGCCGCCCGAGAGAGACGCCGACTCTCCCTACAGCTCCAAGGCGACgacaacggaggaggaggagagtgcTGGGGGTGGCGGGGAGGTCGATTCGGCGTCCTCTGCAGCCGCAACGCCGCGGaggccgtcgccgacggcggctGCTGGCCCCTCACCACGCGACACCAGATGGGGTGACACCAGCTCCTACGGTGCTAAAAAG AAGCATAGAGTTTTTTGTCAGCTTCCAAATGGTGATTGGGCCTTATGCACCGTGATTACTACCTCTGGTGACGAGTCTGTACTAAAGGTTCCTGAAGGAAAA GTTCTAAGATTGAAAACGGAGAGCCTTCAACCTGCAAATCCTGAAATTCTTGATGGAGTGGATGATCTTATGCAGCTGAGTTATCTAAGTGAGCCATCTGTGCTGTACAACTTGCAGTACAGATATTCACAAGACATGATTTAT ACTAAAGCAGGTCCAGTTTTGGTGGCCGTCAACCCTTTTAAGAAGGTTGCactgtatggtaatgagtatattaaAGCATATAGAAACAAAACAATGGACAGTCCACATGTGTATGCAATAGCAGATTCAGCGCTTCGTGAAATGAAAAGAG ATGAAGTTAACCAGTCCATTATTATAAG TGGTGAGAGTGGagcaggaaaaacagaaactgcaaAGATTGCCATGCAGTATCTGGCTTCACTTGGAGGTGGAAGTGGCATAGAGTATGAGATCCTACAGACCAACCCAATACTCGAGGCGTTTGGCAATGCAAAGACATTAAGAAATGATAATTCAAGtcgcttc GGAAAGCTCATTGAAATTCATTTCAGTACGACTGGAAGAATATGTGGTGCCATGATTCAAACAT TTCTACTCGAGAAG TCAAGAGTTGTACAGTGTGCGGTCGGTGAGCGTTCCTACCATATATTTTATCAGCTATGTGCTGGTGCTCCAACGACTCTCAGAG AGAAGTTGAATTTGAAGAAGGTGGATGAATACAAATATCTGAAACAGAGTTGTTGCTATTCAATTGCTGGTGTGGATGATGCCGAAATGTTTCATGCTGTAACG GAAGCTATGAACATCGTCCATATCAGCAAGGAGGACCAAGATAATGTTTTTGCAATGGTTTCAGCTGTGCTCTGGCTTGGAGATGTCTCTTTCACAATTATTGATAATGAAAATCATGTTGAGATCACTGTAGAAGAAG CTGCGGAAACGGTTTCACGACTTCTTGGCTGCAGTATTGAAGATCTCAATTTAGTTTTGTCAAAGCGGCATATGAAAGTTaataatgagaatattgtccagaaGCTTACTCTTACACAG GCAACTGACACAAGGGATGCTCTGGCCAAAGCTCTCTATGCCAGTTTGTTCGAGTGGCTTGTAGAACAAATTAACAAGTCCCTTTCAGTTGGCAAGCGTCGAACTGGGAGATCAATCAGTATTCTTGACATCTACGGCTTTGAATCATTTGAT AAAAACAGTTTTGAACAGTTCTGCATTAATTATGCCAACGAGAGGCTACAACAACATTTCAATCGCCATTTGTTTAAGCTTGAGCAAGAG GAATATGTTGAAGATGGCATTGACTGGGCTAAGGTTGAGTTTGAGGACAATCAGGACTGTTTGAATCTATTTGAGAAG AAACCACTGGGGTTGTTGTCTCTGCTGGATGAGGAATCTACATTCCCTAATGCCACAGACCTTACTTTTGCAAACAAGCTCAAGCAACATCTTGACACTAATTCTTGCTTCAGAGGAGAAAGAGGCAAGGCTTTCACTGTCCGTCACTATGCAGGAGAG GTGGCGTATGACACATCGGGTTTTCTGGAGAAGAACAGAGATTTATTGCACATGGACTCAATTCAGTTCCTTGCCAAATGCAAATTATCTATACCACAAACGTTTGCATCTAAGATGCTTGCTCAATCTGATAATCTAGAATCTGTACCATACAGGCCTAGTGTTGCTGATTCACAGAAGTTAAGTGTAGCAATGAAGTTTAAG GGACAATTGTTCCaacttatgcaaagacttgaaagcaCAACACCACACTTCATACGTTGCATTAAACCAAATAATTTGCAGCTCCCTGCCATTTACGGACAAGAACTTGTGCTTCAGCAACTGAAATGCTGCGGGGTTCTTGAAGTTGTGCGCATTTCAAGATCTGGGTACCCAACGAGAATGACTCATCAGAAGTTTGCTCGGCG gtatgGTTTTCTTCTTCTTGAGGATGTTGCGTCTCAAGATCCACTTAGTGTTTCGGTTGCAATTCTTCATCAATTCAACATTTTGCCTGAGATGTATCAAGTTGGCTACACAAAGTTGTTCTTCCGAACTGGTCAG ATTGGCAACCTTGAGAATACTCGGAATCGTACTCTACATGGTGTTTTAAGGGTTCAAAGCTGTTTCAGAGGGCATCAAGCACGGCGCCATGCAAGTGAACGAATCAGAGGAGTTTTGGCTCTTCAATCAT TCATTCGTGCTGAGAATGCAAGACAAAGTTATTCATCTCTGTCGAAGAAACATAGGGCAGCCACTCTTGTGCAGAAAAATCTAAAAGGCTGGCTTGCAAGAAGATACTTCATTAAGATACGGAAGGCTTCAGTGGTTGTACAATCTG GTATCCGTGGTTGTCTTGTTAGAAGATGCGCCGGCAATGTTGATCTACTGAACGTGTTAAGAGAATTTGAATCGAAAAAG GAGGCAGACGGCGACCAAATCTTGATCAAGGCGTCCTTCCTGGCCGAGCTGCAACGCCGAATCCTAAGAGCGGAGGCTACAGTTCGAGAGAAGGATGAGGAGAACGAGATGCTACACCAGCGGCTCCAGCAATACGAGAACCGATGGTTAGAATACGAGCAGAAAATGAAGGCGATGGAGGAGATGTGGCAGAAGCAGATGCGGTCGCTGCAGTCGAGCCTGTCGGTGGCGAAGAAGAGCCTGGCCCTGGACGAGACGCCTCGGATGTCGGACTCGTCCGTGGAGCAGAGCTGGGAGAGCAACGGGAACCACGTGGGCGGGGGCTCCTCCCAGCAGCTGGCCGCGGCGCCGCGGATCACCGGGCGCGATATGAACGCCAGCATGAGCGTCATCGGGCGGCTGGCGGAGGAGCTGGAGCAGCGGAGCCAGGTGTTCGCCGACGACGCCAAGTTCCTGGTGGAGGTCAAGTCCGGGCAGGCGGACGCGAGCCTGAACCCGGACGTGGAGCTCCGCAGGCTGAAGCAGAACTTCGACTCGTGGAAGAAGGACTTCGGCTCCCGCATCAGGGAGACCAAGGTGATCCTGAACAAgctcgcgagcggcggcggcggcggcaacgagtCCTCCCCCAACTCGGCCAAGCGGAAGTGGTGGGGCAGGCTCAACACCTCCAAGTTCTCGTGA